The genomic stretch tttataaggaagaaaatattatgttgataaacaatacctttttgtgaatcataattattaaatatcataaaaataatttttaaagaatctattttaattaataccctaaaaaaattgtgataaatttaaaaaagaaaataaatatcagaAAGCATACAAAAAGTGTactattcaaattttaatctattttGCTTTATTTAAGTTATATGTACCATACGATTATAAGTAACTTCATTGTGtaaaaaaatagatattacCAAAAATTGAATTCCTCTCCAGATGTTTTCATTATAAACTGTACAATGCTTCGGAATTTCAAGCTCATATTAAAACTGAAATGCACTAGATTTAAagcataatttaattaaacctataaaaaaaaagtgacTAATGATCGTATGCGATTAAAATGGCCTGGCAGTATGCTagcatattataaatattagtgatttttttaatagtaagataattacgtaaataatataaaataaaaaaataattaattctcacCTAAATTGAACAACTTTTGAAAATGCCAAactgtatataaaattcttatttatattataacgaatataatataaaacaaattgcataaattttgtaataaatgtgATAATTCTGtctacaatattaaaattaagttatattacaattttcaatagtatttaaaatgcgaaaatttaaaatcacatttttaatataattaaaatttatatgtaatttttactaatatttCATAGTAGTCTTTTTATGGTAGTAAGCTCTATTATTTTTAAGTGGTCAATATAATAAGTTATTGTAGGATAgacatattataataactaaaaacaatcacatatatacatataatatccACACAAAGATTAAATtgcacaaaattttaataatgtgtatatatatacattctgTTCTATCGCATATACAAGGTGtacaaaaacgtaaaaagtaagtaaagtaaaaaaaaaggtaaGTAAATAAACTTGAGCCTAAAAATAGttagttttttaattactaaatgTTTTTGTTAATAACATATTAACATAATAATGTAACTCTGCAGCATATATTTGATATGATTCCcgttcattatttattttaacacatATTTCGGTTCGTTTGTTTGATAGAATCACGCACACAATGTAAGATCCCCTTCCCTTATTTCTTGGCAGCAGTTTTCCATTTGTTATATCAATTGATTTAACAAAGCAACTGGTTTACTATACACTATACTTTCATACACTAAACATCTCCTAGCTCGGAAACTAATGATTTTTAGATAGATGTTTATTAAGAttctttttcttactttaATGAATACTATATGCCCTAAAGTTTTTCCCCAACTTTTTTGTACACCCTGTACAtaacaaaatgtttttaattttaatgactTCTTAttagaagatagaaaagaGAAGATGAAGATAGAAAAACTCCAAAAATACTTCGTTTTCATAGAGAAACCAAGGTCACTTTAACAAAAGTAAGACTATATATTGCTTTTTCCATGAGATTGGTGGGGACTTTACAATAAAATCAGAAAGCACATtacatgatatatttattaactcaATACCAAATTTATAGCACACTTTATTTTAACACTTATTCAAATTACATACCGTCTTCTGCAATACGACATTTTGCTCTTTTATAGaaagttattattttgttattagaGTTGCTGGATGTACAACTCTACATGATGTAGCAATTCCTTCCttatgaaatgtaaataattctgAAATGCATCAGGAAGTGAAATATTACTTCCACTACAATGAACCTAGTATtgagttaataaaaatataatgaaatatgctttttaaatttcttataaaatccTCTACAATTTCATGGAAAAAGCAGCATATAATCCTCTTTATGTTAACCACGGTGACACTAGTTTCgttatgaaaataaagtattttcgGAATTCTTTCAAAACATTCTTTGTTACATGGCTGCAAATGGCAAAGAAATAGCGAGTCGCGTTACACAGGATACCCTGTATgttataatcatttattttaaaaataaacaattttaattctcGGAATCTTTTAAGTAAGTacggaaatatttattatttgttatagtaattttaaataatttcctatCATAATTAACGCACATATACAAGTGTAATATGCATAAAAGCTTATTTTCCCAGATAGCAAGGCGTAGAAATAGTACATGTAGAGAAAAAGCTCATAATATATGATACTTTTTGTACATTTACTATAAACATTATTGAATTATCAAGCACCCTGCTATGATCAATTTATCTCAAATCTTTTTTCAGATAACTAGGTCGTATTAATTACTGATTTAAAGAGTTACTTATCTGACTTCTTTTAAAATCAGTTATTCCAAATAGATCTTTACAGTAATTTAATTGTGTgcattttatcaatataatctaatagtcCCTGCAGtctcttttttattcgtttctgaTCATCCATAGTACACCCAAGAATTGCTGTTTCAAAGATTTTATCAGAATGACCAACACTTTGTGAAGTACAAGCATTCATAAAAGATGCACAACGCTGCCGAGTTCCAGTTGGATCGTCACGGAGGCCAACAACTAAACTATCTATTAAACCATTTACCTGAATGAAccaatttgtattattaaggatttcattaagaaaaatagtgataaattaatataaattatataatatgatatataaacCTGATGTAGTGCTTCTTCTTGAATTTGATCACGCTGAACTTTAACCAACACATCAACTGTTAAACATCGCATAGACAATCTTTCAGCATACCTCATC from Bombus pascuorum chromosome 2, iyBomPasc1.1, whole genome shotgun sequence encodes the following:
- the LOC132916373 gene encoding BAG family molecular chaperone regulator 2; its protein translation is MDNPLPHIMESVDCDGSAKPKDRLVSLLDQIEVHVEQLRKDAWRLEEERDTLLTTLDTLRNNEILSELDETDKDDVMRYAERLSMRCLTVDVLVKVQRDQIQEEALHQVNGLIDSLVVGLRDDPTGTRQRCASFMNACTSQSVGHSDKIFETAILGCTMDDQKRIKKRLQGLLDYIDKMHTIKLL